In the genome of Burkholderia diffusa, one region contains:
- a CDS encoding fatty acid desaturase, translating into MAEYFDVDHARAIAALDARFTARTEWPTWLLVVAIYGGWLAVLLLVRAERVSLAAATPPLILLGAWHMSLQHELLHGHPTRSAFVNRLLGYPPLTIWYPYTLYRDTHLDHHRDEDLTVPGVDPETNYVSRAQWARLPRWRRALTVARTTFVGRLVFGPPTSVAAMFADAFAAFRRADFRYLRMWVTHGVCVGALLAWLQWAIGVPWWYYLLAVTWPALSLAMIRSLFEHRAARHPKARIAINEAGFAMRLLYLNNNYHLVHHDLPRLPWYDLPRAYRMRRDAYADKCGGFVIRGGYRELLARHAWTPTDTPVHPFDRGTASLSTGSGAKIAAVDGYLQIST; encoded by the coding sequence ATGGCCGAATACTTCGACGTCGACCACGCGCGCGCGATCGCCGCGCTCGATGCCCGCTTCACCGCACGCACCGAGTGGCCGACGTGGCTGCTGGTCGTCGCGATCTACGGCGGCTGGCTCGCCGTGCTGCTGCTCGTGCGCGCCGAGCGCGTGTCGCTCGCGGCCGCGACGCCGCCGCTGATCCTCCTCGGCGCGTGGCACATGTCGCTGCAGCATGAGCTTCTGCACGGCCATCCGACGCGTTCCGCGTTCGTGAATCGATTGCTCGGCTATCCGCCGTTGACGATCTGGTATCCGTACACGCTTTATCGCGACACGCACCTCGACCATCACCGCGACGAGGACCTGACCGTGCCGGGCGTCGACCCGGAAACGAACTACGTGTCGCGCGCACAGTGGGCGCGGCTGCCGCGCTGGCGTCGCGCACTGACCGTTGCGCGCACCACTTTCGTCGGACGTCTCGTGTTCGGGCCGCCGACGAGCGTCGCCGCGATGTTCGCCGACGCATTCGCCGCGTTCCGGCGCGCCGACTTCCGCTATCTGCGGATGTGGGTGACGCACGGCGTGTGCGTGGGCGCGCTACTCGCATGGCTGCAATGGGCGATCGGCGTGCCGTGGTGGTACTACCTGCTGGCGGTCACGTGGCCCGCGCTATCGCTCGCAATGATCCGCTCACTGTTCGAGCACCGCGCCGCACGGCATCCGAAAGCGCGCATCGCGATCAACGAGGCCGGCTTCGCGATGCGGCTGCTGTACCTGAACAACAACTATCACCTCGTGCATCACGACCTGCCGAGGCTGCCGTGGTACGACCTGCCGCGCGCGTACCGGATGCGGCGTGACGCATATGCGGACAAATGCGGCGGCTTCGTGATCCGCGGCGGGTATCGCGAACTGCTGGCGCGCCACGCATGGACGCCGACCGACACGCCCGTACATCCGTTCGATCGCGGCACGGCGTCGCTGTCGACGGGCAGTGGTGCGAAGATCGCCGCGGTCGACGGATATCTTCAGATCAGTACGTAA